agatggtctctctcccgaaaactggcaacaggctaaggagaagcttgaagccagggttcaggaatacagcgcgttgtcatgccctttgactgctcgagcgacaatccttcgctcgcttctgttttcctttctgacgtatgtggcgtgtgtgtctcctattccaacccgaaccaagcttatcttggagagggtcttgcttcgcttcctctggaagggtacaactggttgtgtagctaggtgggtgctcaagttgcccagggacaagggaggactcggaattcccgacctgggcatcgtggctactgcactacacgtcagttggacccaggtcgctcttaactcggatatgctcctaactcgaagcttaacttccttctttcttagcacccgactccgcttgttctcgcagagcacattttcccactgtgttcctcgttcaggtaccccgtccaccatttatgcggcggctgccaactctttggtaagcctctgcaaggttcacctaggcatcgacgtagtttcagctccactccaagagttagtggatatcctcaccccaggactcccccacattaccaaaggtacgacctgtcgattcacaggccaaactggaagctcattacagccggtttcctcgacgccaggcgagccacctttgtgtaccgcctggcgcgagggtgcctgccgttgagctacaggcccttcacagccatcccggctcgtggagtgtgtcctttctgtggcgctcgtgaggactcagttcatatctttacgcagtgtttgcttccagcagctcttctccaaagagttgctagtctatttaggctcccaggcgttccttatgagacagtccgatttttgcaccctttgcccaatcagacgatcaaccagttcgtgcttctcctcgccgagtgctcataccaagtttggctggcacgctgcgatgcaattttcggggggtcgggcaccggcccttcacgaagtgcttgcgaaagcacggaaggaggtctggttccacctcgcccgggagcggcaccgcttgggcgagaagtttctcgaagtgtgggctcgtcctgccgtgatttttgacgagtcaggtggaaagctatccattaagttatgatgcatgctccaaaggtcgcacgactcggccgtgtacGCCAGTCGATCTatggggttttgtttggctcagtggaacccagagctggaaccggtggtggtgcaccctcaagtggtcgcgttgctccgcggacggctttggtggtctccatggttgtatgccttgacctcttttgcatcagggcagtccgagggtcagtcaggcttgtgccctgcaagaccgacatggctgtttgtgtgttgagtgctgtccctcagttgggctgcaccacaacagcccccttgtccgggaaggaccgttggcccgaaccaagtccccccacccagccagcccgggttgtgggggagtaccggggtcaatgtatcgaatgatgctgggttgatgagtacatgaaagctctgggacgcggcgcccctggttgccaagtcctcttcccatctgacaacggtactcagtctacgcgtcaacagcaccagcatgtccggacgtggcaaaggcggcaaggcgaagggcaagagcaagacgcgttccaaccgcgcgggtctccagttccccgtgggccgtatccaccgtctcttgcgcaggggaaactacgccgagcgcgtcggagcgggcgctcccgtctacctcgcggccgtcctcgagtaccttgCTGCTGAAGTGCTCGAGCGCGCTTGCAACgcagctcgtgacaacaagaagaccaggatcatcccccgccacctgcagctcgccatccgcaacgacgaggagctgaacaagctgctctctggCGGgaggatcgcgcagggcggcgtcttgcccaacatccaagctgtgcttctcccaaagaagaccgagaagaaggcgtaagcgagctcccagccgccggactacagtcgcgctcgtcgcacaacccaacggtcctcgtcaggaccaccgaaatgcttgtgacggcagggttttgcttggcaatcccgttctctgcgcccgtttccctctgtttgaattagcgcaaccgtgcctcttgaactgacgctgctgctagctagctggcatttcagtgcacgaatgtaaatggaaagcgagcttccgggtgtccgggggcgcacagggacgagcctcactgcaattagcgtacgattcgcgtagtggaatttgataggcgattgggcccttaaaaacaaacaaacaaaaaatgggccatatccgcaaccagcatgcacttatgagccaggcaggtatgcatgaggaacgtgaacaaacgcatgcatggcataccaatacacaaaagcttgcacgcaacatcggccgcattaatttcgttttcggggcggcttcttcgcatgaatgcgcgcaccgttttgcaacgaacacgcattttgtttatttttttcccctctctcttcttgttcgtgctcgaacgcgcgcaatacttaccatatgcataccaaactaggcaccacctcgcaccggcagcccaccacaggcacacacaaaaaaatattaataataaaaaataacaacaaaacagacagaccgagagggtacggttggagtacgtggtctcgcgtgctcccgtgcccgaagcaaacatgtaggtggtcctgcgaaggaccgttttgtgttgcttgcctgaccgaggctgcggcgcagacagcggccgaacttaggcgctcTCGCCACGGATaggccgggccagctggatgtcctttggcatgatggtaacacgcttggcgtggatggcacACAGGTTGCTgtcttcgaagagaccgaccaggtatgcctcgctggcctcctgaagggccatcacagccgaactctggaatcggaggtcggtcttgaaatcctgagcgatttccctcaccaagcgctggaacagcagcttgcggatgagaagttcggtcgacttctggtagcggcgaatttcacgaagggccacggttccaggcctgtagcgatgcggtttcttaacccctcctgtggcagttgcactcttgcgagcagccttggtagcaagctgcttacgcggagccttcccaccggtgctcttacgggcggtttgcttggtcctggccatagcgaacggagcgagcgtccgaagtcgtcgactgccggagtgaaaatgacccctgcgccgcgcgcgtcgtgcttcgccgcactactcttctcctctccaactcacccgccgattggccagcgccggcacagccgtctcgggcggtgcgcgcgccgccgccgttcgccaggatgctggaggaggcacgtttgcgcgcgggcgccttgttcgcggctaaggaaagcacattcgcaggcggtttaattgagtttaaacacgacagcatgccgcgctgttctctttcgtttcagccaacaccacaatctcgtttataccgccgcgcgtcgccaattgccagtgccgagtgtgagaccacaccactaatctcgacagtggttagcgctccacacccaacgccatcggagctgttatcgcgatctgcgcgcgacgcagatgggtggcatgttaaggctacattattgcttgtccactgccttgctttgatcatgctgatgctcgtttcacgaactacaagtgcgcgccacggtgccttctcgaggggcaactacatcgtgttttggccgcactcggcagcaaaccgtctcgcatgtgcacacatgccagtaccgcactttcccgtccacgcacagaagaacgcgaggcccgcaatCACCTCACAAGGTTAACGACAAACTCACGTatggactaccagcaccacttcagagttacagagaaaacgatgcacttccgctctaagagcgaatttggaatacaatattgacaggtgttgaacgcgcgttaggagacctggacaactaattggggcctcaaaactgtggataggcaagcggtacttccatatgtatgaagggtccttaaacaatatgtcaaggtagcatcaaccaatgcttcgcaggcgcgatcccaagcgcggcttccccgtgccccgTATtgggtgcgcagttttcgcacttgcaagggacaccatgttttgacaaacaatcatcaaacgcaacactttgccccatacagtgcgtacatttcgtcagctagctttttcgattgcattcccgcacgcaacttcgccacaggatcgacggcatcgatgtcatgttatagcgaagctccagctcggcagccgccgggagaaatctatttcctcgccaactaattcaccgaatttggtgcgcctaattacgagtaaaagaaaatgttcaaatgccgcgcctgcaacagcgcgattttcaactgatgccgagcgctgcctcttttttctttactatcttttttctcagtgattgtggcaaactgtgaaatggaagagagaacaaacagttcaactgtgcgctttaaagctctgtcacacagcaatggcaacggatttggaaattctgttaattgcacaaggcgatatgtataaagggaacacaatttatacgcctcgataagatataccagtcatgtgtgagtatgacttttacaataccttcacagacatcacaggcgttttcgatgggataaaattttttagacagaacttccgtgagtagttgcgtacaattcacacgatcgcggtaccgctttgtattgttgagatatgaaactttgtacttcttaacctgccagtactcgtgcattatggaagggaaaaaaagagagaaagagagacgtcaccgcaccaccacacatttttctcagatggaacaagaagcttgtttacatggctgcagtagttctctcgtgacaacccgttgttttctcttgggtgtgttccgatgccttacttagagttcacctccgagctacacgcacgaccggtatgacctcattgcgcactgtgtacgccttgcttcatcctcggctattccctttgcacgcgcatgccagtgacttcgtagcagtaatcattacatagacaagagaaaagaaataaccaaaagttccgcgtttcttcaaagcaagaggcccgtacattttctctgactgttccttccccatttgtttacctgtttagccatcacctcactttgctagatacatcaaggccataggagcagttcccggtggcttcgtgggacgaatgtaaaacaataggctcgagcttggctttcattaaacgcaacacgaatgcgaaatccgtgcaatgacgacggccggcgtgtgtcagcttcccttaccttggcgtgccaatatatgtgccatgagtgagggagccggttcgaattcggaatttttctctacagcagcttgcacattcacgatgttccaggaatgcagcggcaggaggtagtcttgtgcactttggcgcgtccatgccattacgcaaccgcctcacagcgcgtaatacgccggacataagctgccacaaggagaaatgttcacatgtaggacaggtggctccctctggcggcgaagagttcgacaaatacgtgatgcaccgctcaaatcgcccatcgggcggccgctcgtccctctctctctttttcccccgttctcgcggcgtgtggcatacacaaatacgttgctcgaaaaagtttgttttctttaaatacagcgcgtgtccagcgcccgcttccttaccgatctaagtatatggcgcgaacaagggccgcccagcatcgcctacacgcacgcatgacgaaagggccagtcgtacagaaataacgagagaaagtgagtctgcactgtgcaagcatatttctgtctcagtaagcacacttcaccgttctgctcctttattttattttcctcttgttttgggcaactcagcggtgcattgtcttgcaagaagatccacgttggcctcgaaccaactgcttatcacctatagcgcgctgacaagaaatgccactgtaaccctgtacacaagtatgaaaacagcatgcgcctcggtgtctaccacgcgcaccctcgtccatttgaatacaacgcagtgagcccggttctagcgacagctacctagctaatctcacctttgcattcatttgcgtcgctcaaaagagttacacaattgtgaatcgcacggtggtagtttacggccgcccagatCGTAGGGCAacagggctggctcgttattgtttctccgacgcacgcaaaacaacgaagccatgcgaatgccgctcagacacagcgtcgcgcgtaggcacaatcatttaacgcttgcactggaaagaacaaataaccgccgtctgtaaaaaactcactttcagctgttacacactggcccatgcccggcaatattttcctcgcgctttgcttcgctgcgtacccacaggagctattgttgtgaaatatggggcttaacatataaaacttacttaacttaaatgcgcccgctgaccgtcacgctcggcgtatgtatgtaaccgagtgctactgcccggctcatactcttctctaagggagtagaagaagcaagccatttcaaagcgacaaaaatacgcatcgacgagcttacgattacctctgtcttttaatcatcagtccactctggttgcctcaatcagggtccaaccaaaggcgacaactgagctgcacgaacgaccgccacgtcgcaactcggacagactgagggcgggtgaaatgggagcaacacaacacacagtggcgagcgcaaatgcaatcgagcaaagctcgccttgcgagggcgaaaaacaatgctaccacaccttatgaatacatgcggttgcgctcgctcacctgaacaaagtttaccgcgcgtgtctcgtacggccgaacgcgagataatggcatgcaaaagagggtcaacggagcaggagatcgcaaatcctgcgcatcactgccgaagcaccaagtgggtagccctgaagagggctgttgggttcttcagaggagctgatgcgctgcttgcagacgacgccgcgcacgcgtgctgcttagcctccgaaaccgtcgagggtgcggccctgacgcttgagggcatacaccacgtccatggctgtcacggtcttgcgcttggcgtgctcagtgtaggtgacggcgtcccggatcacgttctcgaggaacaccttgagcacaccgcgtgtctcctcatagatcaggccagagatacgcttgacaccaccacggcgagcgaggcgacggatggctggcttggtgatgccttggatgttgtcacgcaacaccttacgatgacgcttcgcgccacccttgccgagccccttgccggccttgccacgtccagacatctcggctgttgctgctgcttcgaagcgagtcaggaaagcgaatgccgcgtccttgcgccgcgactgagcgaggaagccgcgccgaagggcgaggaggtgaatggcgcgccgattggctcacgggcagcgcggcctctcttcgcgagtgagtcgcgggtggcagcactgagccctgcttaggccacgcactgagttcacgacgtgtggcttcgcaacacaatcgcggagattactttttttcttatgttgtttctttttggcatttctgactgcaacgtaggctgatgttcaacccgccaccctccttgttttgctcaactcgccaagagaaaaacaaacgcgtcaacaatgttattgtgctatgttgcacgcacccactgctcgtttcgcgccccaggaacaagtttattgtcttctcataattatgattactcgttctattcaccggtagctcggctacgctttcaagtgcaccctggtcattgccgcaaagcacaccgtgcgcacagcttcaaattccgccacgccaacatcgttcacttgatcactagtcgcgaaacagggcgcgttcatgttctgttcgcctcaggcgtttaaaatttcgcacgccggcaccgctgactggtgcctacacgaccgtcaaatttcgtcgcgatagcttacgtagcctcgtagataacgtcagcgaaatcagcctaagacgcgcgcgcgagcccaattcagcattctagggg
The sequence above is a segment of the Dermacentor variabilis isolate Ectoservices chromosome 7, ASM5094787v1, whole genome shotgun sequence genome. Coding sequences within it:
- the LOC142588976 gene encoding histone H3-like, with protein sequence MARTKQTARKSTGGKAPRKQLATKAARKSATATGGVKKPHRYRPGTVALREIRRYQKSTELLIRKLLFQRLVREIAQDFKTDLRFQSSAVMALQEASEAYLVGLFEDSNLCAIHAKRVTIMPKDIQLARPIRGESA